GTTTGCGTTAAAAAGAAAAAGAAAAAAAAATTAAAGAATGGAAGTCGGGAATAGATGTTCGCATAGTAAAAAAAAAAAAAAGAATTGGAGGTATAGTGAGTGAATAAGAGGTGTAATGAGTAATATAATAATATATATGTGAATTACATAAACAAGGCTATTTTAGAAATTTGAAAGGAGGTCTAATGAGCAAATTCTTGTATTTAAAAGTAAAATGAAGGTTTAGAGAGAATGAGAGGTATACTGAGCAAATTTGGAGGTCCTAATAGCCGAACTCTTTAATATTGTCTTATATGCTCATGCATCAAAATTGAACTCCGCTTTGGTGTAAAGTCAATTTGGAAAACAAGAAGTTAAAATATAATTATGATTGAGTTTCATTCACTGAATTACAAGGCTCTAGAAACAAAATAGCAAGAGAAAATGCTACGTAGCTCCTGCTACATAGAGAAATTTCCATGACTACTAATACTGACCATATGGTTTTCTTGATTGACACTGGTATTTTATTTTGTTTGTTTAACATGTTTTTCAGTTACAATTTAGGATTAATTACAAAACATCATCCGAACTATGATGCTATTTTCATTTTCATACCTAACTATCAAAAACTTGTATTTTTATACCCAAAGTTTCATTCCGTTAGCATTTTGATACCTTGACCACTGACACCGTTAAATTTTGAGGGCATTTTCGTCATTTCAATAAATGTATCATTTTTTACATTTACTTTAACAAAATAATTTATTTTTTGAGGTACGTCATCAAATACAAATAGATTGAACAATTTACTTTAGCAAAAATATTCAAAAAAAAACTCCAAAATTAAATATTTATTTTTACAACAATAGTGATAAGTATGTGTGTGTGTGTGTATACAGTCCGGATCAGAAGCGAACGTCCACAAAGGCGTAAAAGTGCTGATATCGATCCTCAAGCCGTGATTGGCTCTGCCGTTGCCGACGCTGAACCAGACATCAATGTGGAGCATCTCCTTGCTGCTGGACTCGTGGTTGAAGAGTTTGAAGTCGGCGTTGATGGTGCTTGAGGTTTCCGATGAGCTCGCCGTGGAGACCTGCAACTCCAATCACCTGAGCCATTTACCTTGATTGTGATGCAGTCCGGCATGCCCAAAATCTAATCCAGCAACAGCAGAGCCGCCATGGATGCCTGATCGAGGCCTGGAAATGATCGTCCGCACTTTTGTGTCTATGCGGACGTCCTCTTTAGAACGGCTCCGTGAGTGTGTGTATATATGATTTTTCTCAGCTGCGGACGTCCGTACCAATGGTTTTGGTGCGGATTTTCATTTTTGCACCACTGTTCGATCAAATTTCCTCATCTCCACCATCTAGTATCTAGATAATATTGAGTAGATCATCTCTGTAAAATTTCAGCCCATTTGGTAATCGTTAAGGCTCTCAAACTCGAAAAACAAATGGATGGACTGAATTCTGTCAAACATGAACCGTTCATGTTTATAACAGAAAGACGTAATTTTGAGGGCCTTAACGATCACCAAATTCCACTTTCCGATCGAATTTCCTCGTCTCCACCGTCTAGTATCTAGATAATATTGTGTAGATCATCTCTGCAAAATTTCAGCCAATTTGATGATCGTTAAGACATAAAATCAATTCAGCTATCTGGGAAATTAATTGCAAGAACCCTAGGCGAACGTCATACAATATCAAATTCGCATTGACCATCTCTCGATAGAGCCAAAATTACCCCCAACTATAAAGTTCCGTACGTAACCCAGATCTAATTATCCAAATTAAATATCTCAACGTAGGCAACAACCAGAGGTTAGAATAAATACCTTCACAGCCGAATAATCGTACTATGCAAAAGGGCAAGGTCAAATCAAATGGCAGGAAAATTGGACGGAGACCAACCATCTGCCGCACCAAGACCCTGAATTCTGATCCGGTACGCACCCCATCCGCTCCCAGCCCAAGTCCCCGATCACCCATCACAATCCCATCGGCCGCTCTCGAAGCACCTAGCTTAGGGTTGCTGCGTGGAGCGCCTTCGCCCTTTTTTCTGTTTTTGTTTCATTGTGTGGGGATGCGAAAATTGGAAGTTGGTTTTTAATTCGTTTTTTCAATTTAGAGAAAATACAACAACACCAATCCGTGATATAAGAAAAGAGAAATATATTAATTTATATCAAACCGGGCCCATGTGTAGTATTTCTGGAGATATAATAATCATGAGCCACACACACTTTTTCATTACCCACAGTTGTGGCAATACATATGTTGCTATTGCTCATATCTGTAGTAGTGGAAACGCTAAACCTAGCTAGCATCGACCACCAAAAGTAACAGATATGGCTGGAGAAATGAGCAAGATACTGATTATTGGGGGCACAGGGTATCTTGACCAGTACATGGTGAAGGCAAGCGTTTCTTTGGGGCATTCAACCTATGCTTATGTCCGACCAATCAAACCCACCAGTACTGATTCTTCAAAGCTTCAGTTGCACAACGAGTTTGAAGCCATCGGACTCACTCTCTTTCAAGTAAAGTTGATCACAATCACTCACTCACTCTCTCTCTCTCTCGCCATACGTTCCAATATATGTTCCAATATATATAAGTGCTCCGCAAGCCAGAGTTTTCCATGCACTGCTACGTTTTACCTTTTTGATAATATGAACTGTAGAAAACCCAAAACATAACATAGTCCAAACTAGAAGGGATTATGATTTGGTTTCATGGGTGGTATTAGGATCAATTTAAAGTTATTCACCATAAACAAAAACATGAAATTGAAATTTTAGTATGAAAAGGGAGTTGAAAATAATATTGATCGACAATGCATAGTTCCCTCGAACGTTTACTAGAGGGCATTATTGTCTAGTTTACGTAGATGAATTATCCGTTAGGAAAAATTGTGAAAGTAAAATAATAACACCATTCTCTCAGTTCGTGGCTATATAAAGTCAGTTGTAGTGTTACTTGTGATAATCTCTCTATTGTCTCTGCATATTGGTGTGTGTTTCATGAATGAATTAATGAATCGATAGCGTTAATTTTGTGGAATGTATATTTGCAGGGTGAACTGGATGATCATGAAAAACTAGTGGGGGCATTTAAACAAGTTGACATTGTAATTTCGACTCTGGCTGTTCCTCAACATCTTGAACAGCTCAAAATAATCAAGGCTATCAAAGAAGCTGGGAATATAAAGGTCATCGATTTAACTAACTTCCTCTCAAGTCTCAATCTTTGGTTTTATGAAAAGCTAACTACCATATATGTTTAAAATCCATGATTTTCATCATCGATCTAACTAGAATACATGATGTTGTTTAACCAGAGATTTATTCCCTCAGAATTTGGAAACGAGGAAGACAGAGCAAGCGGCCTACCACCTTTCGAGGCTATGCTTGTCAATAAAAGGAAGATTAGAAGAGCAACGGAAGCAGCAGGAATTTCATACACTTTTGTGTCTGCAAACAGCTTTGCTTCTTACTTTGTTGATTATCTACGCTTCATCCTCATGAGAACCGAGATGAAGTCATCGTTTATGGCAGTGGTGAAGCCAAGGGTAACGAGCTCATCAAGTCAAGATTGTTTCTATTACCATGTCGTATATGATTTACTAACTGAGCCTAATTTTGATGTGTAGCCGTGTTCAACTATGAGAAAGATGTAGCCGCTTACACCATAAGAGCAGCAACAGATCCGAGGGCAGCCAACCGGATCTTGATTTGTAGACCGCAAGGAAACATTATATCTCAGTTGGAGTTGATATCAGCATGGGAGGAAAAGACAGGACGCACTCTTAAAAGGATCCATGTCCCAGAACAAGAAATTATAGAGCTCTCTAAAAGTATGAAACCTAACCTCTTGCTCCTAACTTTGCTTCTTTTCATGTTAAAATACATTTCAGATAACAATGGTAATTAGCCTCACATGTTTGTGGAACTAATCAATGGCGGAGCCAATGTAACACCAGTGGGGGCAAGGGCCCCCAGTAAAATATTGGAATCTGCTGTAATACCTTCTTGGTGCCCCCAGTAAAATATTGGAACATGTCTATACATGATGGCCTATATTATAAGGACTTGGTTCCTGCATACAGTTAAAAAGCTAAACGTTGATCCTCACCGCTTGTTACTCTTCTTATCTTCATAACATGATCATATATATGATATAGATCTCATTAGCTCAACAAATACAATTCTCTATCCTCTCCTTCTGCTCAATGTATATCTTTCTTTCCGAAATTCTATGCATTTTCCTATATTCATGTAAAATTTTAGTTTTTTTTTTTTAGTACTAAAGACTAGATCGATCTTGTGTTTGATCTTACACATAGATCATGGATACAAGTACGTCTTCTATTTTGAATAATTTTTCTTCTATTTTTACCCTAATATTCTTTAGTTTTATAACTTTTCCATACCTTCTCATAAGTTTTTTTAGAAAAGTGTTTTTTTTATACATATAAGAGCCTAAGATATAGATGAATGGGAAAGAAAGATTAATGTGAGACCATGAGAGAGTAAGTGAAATTTTTTTTTGCCCCCATTCATATATATTCCTGCCTCCGCCACTGGAACTAATGATGTATTTTCTTGTACTGTGTCTGCTAACTGCTTGCAGCACTTCCTCACCCAGACAATGGACGTGCATCGATCCTTCACAACATACTCATCAAAGGGGAACAGATGAACTTTGAACTCACAGACAATGACCTTGAGGCTTCCAAGTTATATCTTGATCACAAGTACACTTCCATCGATAGCTTTCTTGACATTTGCTTGGTTGATCCTTCCAAGATCAAATTAGCATCGCTGTAATAAGTTTTGATGGCATTTGCTGGAAGAATAATTTGTTGAAGCTCAGGGTTTGTGCGTTAAATCTGTTTTGGGTTTAAGCCTTTAAGGGCACTAACTATTTGTCTATTTGTTTTAGTTAAATAAGTCCTAGTCTTTAAGGATTAGCTAATATTTGAATTATTCTGCAACTATTTACCACGTTCTTAGGGTGTAAAACGTGGGCTGTTAGTGTTTTTCTGCTCAGGAGTTGTAAAAGGCTTGATATAAGCCATTGTGTTTCAGTTGAATAATACAGAGCTTCAATCTTCCAATTTGGTGTGTGTGTTTTTGTGCAAAGAGTAAACACTAAACAGGTTTCAACATAATTTACATATAAGCAAAATAACCAAAAATACCCCCTAAAATAGCCAATATATATGTAATTCTGGGTGGTTAACCATCAAACTAATATATTTCTTGAGGCAGCTGCCAAAACATCACAGATAACCTCGCCATGAGCCCTTATAGAGATCGTCGGAGATCTCATAACCGGAGAAGTCGCCCGGACCTTTATTGCTCTTATTCAACAAGAATGAATATATAGTACAAGAATACTTGTCACGTTTTGAACCAAAGGGACTAATAAATCATGTATACAACAGTGGGGAGGGATTCTAATGAGAACCATTTGATTGAGGGTTAGATGAGGATTTTCTCATTAGTGGTTTATTACACCAATTTTTAATCACATTTTTTCATCTCAACGATTCAGTTTTTAGGTCTATGTATATATATAAAAAGATCACTTATACAAATTTTCAGCCAAATTAATGATCGTTAAGGAATCAAACTAAATCAAATCAATGGACGATCCTAATCTGTCAAACATAAACCGTTCAAGTTTAAAATCGGTAAATCACATTTATGAATATCTTAACGATTTTCAATTTAGATGAAAATTTGTATAGATGATCTATTCATATAAATTTACAAGTTAGACGGTCAAGATGTGAATATGCGATCGAAAAGGGGGTGAAACAAAGAAGTACTCAACTTAGTTGTCATCATTAGAACCACTCCCTACCACAGTAAAACCTCGATAATTTAATATTCGATAAATTAATATATTTTGTCAATCCTGAAATAAGGATTTAATGCAAAATTGACTTTGATAATTTAATTACCTCGATTAAATAATACTGTTTACATGTCCCAACTTTAGCAATCTACTATAACTTTACTTCTTTTTTTTTAGGGTAAAATTCTCATCTACCCTAATTTTAAGCAATTTTTTCCCACTAACAAAATAAGAATTTAAAATTCCTATCAACCCTAAGACCTTTTAGACAACTTTCCCACTAACAAATTTTTTAACTTTTTCTTCTTTCTTTTCAAACCATATTACCCTTTATATTATCCTCTCTTCTATTTCTCTCCTCCGTACCTCTTCTTTCTCTCTCGTCTGTTCCATGCCTCTCTCTCTCTCTAGATACCCAGTAAAATGTAGAGAGAGAAAACTCCACCAATCAATCAACCATGGTGTCCTCCTCTCAAAACACCAATAAAAGCCCTCCATTCCTACCTCGCCGCAAAGCTCACCAACCTCACAATTCCACCTTCCTCCTCCTCCTCATCTCCGCCTCAAGACTTCAACTTCAACGACGTCTTCGGCCCCCCAACTGCCTCCAACGACGCCGCGCCGCCGCTGTTGCTTGTCATCGATCCACAACCGCTCCCACTCCTTCGTCGGCCCCTCCCTGCGCTTCACCCCCACCTCCTCCTCCTTCCTACGCCCCTTCGCTGCCGAATCTGACTCTGATGAAGACGAAAATGACGCCGGTTTAGATCTGGCCTGTATGAAGCGGCTCACTTGTGCTTCCTTTGCTCGAAGCTATTTTGGCCGGGGATGGCTACCCCGGTAGATCTAAGAAGATGAAGCTCGTAGATCTTTTCGGAGATGAACCGGAGCTACTCGGTAGTGGTAATGTGGTTCGGGATTTGGAGGTAATTCATTGTACCAGAGTAGAGATTTGATTTGGCTTATCGGACTAGAAATTCGGTGATAAATTCTGGAATTGAGTTTTGGATGAAACGATTGTATATAGCACTGTTTATGTTTTTTGTTGTTTCCTTATGTTTATAAAAGGATTTTGATGGTCAGGACTATATATGGTTATTGTTGAAGCACTTGATCGAACTTGTGGCCAAAATGTAGTAGTTATTGTTTAAAAGAACCTATTTGGATGTAGTATGCGAAGGAAAACTATGTAATTTTGTTATGATGATGATGGTGAGATTAGGTGATATTAGGTTTCAATCACTCGAGTCTCCTGCCTCAGTAGACCCTCCTACTGCCCCTAGTAGACTCCTGGACAGACCTCCTACTACCCCCAGTAGACCCCCCTACTGCCCCAGTAGGACCCTCATACTACCCCAGTAGATCCCTGGACAGACCTCCTACTGCCCTCAGTAGACCCCCCTACTGCATCCAGTAGACCCCTCTACTGTCCCTAGTAGACCCTTGGACAGACCTCCTACTGCCCTTAGTAGACCCTCCTACTGCCCCCAGTAGATCCCCTAGTTTTTGTCAGAGCCAGTCAACGGTGGCCGGAGCCCGGTCAACGGTGGCCGGAGCCCGGTCAACGGTGGCCGGAGCTCGGTCAACGGTGGCGGGAGTCCGGTCAACGGCCGGAGCCAGGTCAACGTCATTGGTCGTGAGAATCCAGTTATAGAAACTTTATTTTATAATAGACTCTTATAATGGTTTATTATAGTTTATTTAATTCATTAAGGATATAATTGTCTTTCTGCTTTTTAAGTTGGGAATTTTAAAATCTTATTTTGTTAATGGGAATAAAATTCTTAAAATTAGAGCTAGTGAGCATTGTCCCTTTTTTTTAACCAAGGACGTAAATTTTATTCAACCCAAACTCTAAGAAGCCATGAATCCCATGTAGTATTGGACCTGCCCATCTCCCCGAAAAACTAGAAGCCAATGCCAACTTTGCGACTATATGAGCCATAGAATTAGCATGTACTATATACATGTATAAAGAAAGAAGCAGAGGAAGAGTTGTTAGACACAACTTTATATCCTCTAGTATCTGCTCAAACCCTGAACTATTAGTCTCACTACTTATTGCAGCCTACACTAGCTTCAAACAGTCAGACTCCAAAATGACCGGACCCAAATGGCAGTTCGCAAGCCACACGGCCATCAGCATTCTCGATCTACAAGTTCTGGCGAAGCCATATGCTCAAATTTATAACAAACTCCACCCACAATTGTACCTGTATAGTCCCTCACAATCACCCCAATCCTACCACACTTCGAGGCAAGGATTGAAAAATCAAAATTTTTGCCGACGTATCAGCGAAATTTTTCGTTTTTCTCGATCAGCGATAGTATCTTTACTTCCCATAATAGTTTCGTACTATATTTTTGAAATATCTCGATATTTATGAAAATCTCGGGATTTTGTGCGAAATTCAAGATATCATATTAATAAATGGGCCCAACACTTCATATCAAGTCATTAATTCGGCCCGAAGTGTCCAAATTCGAAAAATCAGCTAATGTGAATCGAACCTTGATTGGTTCAGTGGCATCCAAGCTCTTGAACCAATGTTACACAGGTGCTATTTGATTAATACAAAAGACGTTTTGATATATAACCTCTATATATTTCCAGATTCATTTTACCATTCTTTTTGAAATTTTATTGAAATTGATACTTTTCAATATTTCCGTCAAAACATCTATTTTTCGGACGGTCGAAATTTTAGGCCTTGCTTTGAGGCAACATTAAAAGCTCCATCTAGATTGGCCTTAAGCCAACCTGATCGAGGAGGAGTCCAAAGCTCAGGAACTTGAATCTTGGCAGCAGATTGGGGCTTCACCGACTGCAACAGTAGAACATAGCTCCTCGTTTGATAGAGAAGTTGACTGAGAGACCGAACCTTATCCACCCAAAGTCTTTGGTTTCTTTCCTTCCAAACCATCTAGAGAGCTACTAGTAACAACGAAAAATTCACCTTAGAAAGCTGTTGAGCACATTCATGAAGCCAATCCAACAGAGTCATAGATGAATGAGTCCCTCCACAAACTTGCCTCAGTTCTGAAAAGGACTTAATAAAGTCCTTTACAAAGCAGCAACCCCTACTAACACGCTCAATAGATTCCTCCCCCGAGTTACAGAAAAACAACCATTTTTAACATTCACTTTTTTCTTCAATAAGGAAGAAGAAGTGGGTAAGATAGAAGAACAACAACGCCAGATATGGGTCTTAACTTTACCTGGCACTTAAGCAAACCATATCTTTTTCCAGACGTTAATCGAATCAATAGAGGTCGAAGAATTAGGGGACTCATGCAGCAAATGTCATGCCAAGTGATAAGCGCTCTTTGTTGTGAACCTTCATTTTTTATCATAGTGTCAAATGAGCTTGTCTAAAGCTACCATGTGACATAATGAAATTTCCAAGATAACCTGAACGTCTGCATCCTCAAAATGCTCTTCCATTAAAGAAACATTCCAAGTTCGATCCTTATTTATCAAGTCACATACCTTATGCAGTCTGTCATGCATCTTACCAACAAGCCCTAGCCTTAATGATACATTTACAACAAGCCGAAGAGTTGGTAGCAACGGAGCAGACCAGAAATCAGTAGATGGAAAGTACCGAGCTTTCAATAACCTGCTCACAAGAGAGTTAGGGTTTTTAACAATCTTCCAACCCTGCTTGGCCAGGGTTGCCAAATTATGAGCATGCAAGTCACGGAAACCCATGCCTCCTTCCTCTCCGGGTCGACATAACTTCTCTCATGACATCCAATGAATCTTAATTACGATTTTAATCTTTACTACCCCACCAAAACCTAGCACACATCTGATAGAGCGTATTACAAAAAGTTTTGGGTAGCAGATTTACTACTACGCGAGATATTAATGTATGACTTCGGTGAATGTTTTAATTTGGTTATTTCATTGATGGTATTAGACTATTAGGATCAATTTAAAGTTGTGCACCATATACAAAAAAATATTAAATTGAAAATTCAGTTATGATATAAGGGAGTTCAAAATAGTATAAGACAATGGTTGCCTCAAATGATAACTAGAGGGCATTATTTGTCTAGTGTACGTAGACAAATTATCCCTTGGGTAATTACTGGTGCCAAATTGTGAAAATAAAGTTATTCTCTCAGTTCGTGGCTAAATAAAATCAGTTGTAGTGTTACTTCTGAGAATCTTTCTATAGTCTCTGCATATTGATGTATGTGTGCATGAATGAATAATGAATTGATAGCATCAATTTTGTGGCATGTACAGGGTGGACTGGATGATCATGAAAAGCTAGTGGGCACTTAAATAAGTGGCGGATCTAAGATCCGAGAGCTGTTTAGGCTAATTCTATGAGCACATAATATTACTTTTCTTTTGGTTTAAGACCACCAGAGACGGGCGAACTAAGTATCCTACGAGACGCGCTCATTTCAAACTCATTTATCACATATTTATTATTATTGTTATCGGCATTTTCTTTTTTCACTATAAAGAATCATCATATCATAAAAAAAAACTCTAGATTTGCTCATGTATATCACAGGAAAAATGAGTAATGCCATAATCTGATACAGAATGAACAAAAGCGCTAGAGCTTACAATTTACACGTCCTCATCTTTCAATGAACATATATCAGATACAACTAGATACACACTATGAAACACCCAAATCAACATCTTCCGCATAACATTCTCAATGCTTCTCCAATACCCCATTACTATTAAATGGTACATGAATACATGATTAAAGCCACAATCCCTCCAGTCCCAAATTCTCATAGCAGAAATTGAAAACCCCAATTCGGGCATTGCGAAAAAAACCCAATTCGAAATTGAAAGAGTAATGAAGAACACTAACGGGTGTAAAAGAGTTGATACATGTTGGGTTCTGAACAACATGGAAAAGTGAGAAATGGGAAGAGGAGAACGGCAGTGCGACTACGTTTAATTATTGCGGCAGTGCGGCTATGGGAAGAGGTGAACAACTACCAAATGTTTATGGGGCTGTAAATGGAGATTCTTCCCTCCACATAGTGAGGGATCACCAACGGTGCGTGTAGTAACAGAGTTTGGCTGGATAAAAAAAAAAAGCGATCTACAACTGCTGTCCACCACCGTAGAAAAACTCTCGGTGACCTTCCGATGATCCAATCGAAATCCAAACTCAATTCCCAACAAACCAAGTCTATTCCAAAGTCGAAACCACCAAAAACCAACTCGATTGCCTCCAATCCCAATTCAAAACCGAAGATGATCTGGCGCCGGCGACAACAAGCACCGCCTCAACCTCCCCGTCATTTCCTCGTGGCCCGTGGATCACTATTGTACCGATATTGTCCCAACTTAACCATCTTTAAGGTGTTGGGTTTTAACCACAAAAGGCCTCGGTACAATTGGATATGATCCATCCATTTATAAGTTGTATTTTATTTGTCCCTTTTCTGATGTGGGATCTTTCCTCTCCAACACTCTCCCTCACGTGCAACCTAATTTTTAGGTCTGCACGTGGAATTCATTCAGTCCAATTCCCACATCGGAAATCGGTAATTGAAGAGGGACCCGCTCTGATACCAACTAGAACAGGAACAAGCGTGGCCCGTGGATCACTATTGTACCGATATTGTCCCAACTTAACCACCTTTAAGGTGTTGGGTTTTAACCACAAAAGGCCTCTGTACAATTGGATATGATCCATCCACTTATAAGTTGTATTTTATTTGTCTTTTTTCTGACGTGGGATCTTTCCTCTCCAACAGTCAGTGGGTCCCCTTCTTCTTGTGGGTGACAATGAATAGAGGGCACGCCAGAGGAGGGGTTGAATTGATGACGGGTTTCTCAGAAAAAGCCATGGCTGCATTTTTGCTTTTGAATCAACGATTGATTGATGATGGTAACAGAATTTATTGGTGTTTGTCAAAAGTAAAATTTGACTGAAACGAGTGACTGTAAATTTGTCAAGGAAGGAAGATTAGAAGAGCTACAGAGGCAGCGGGAATTTCATACACTTACGCATCTGCAAACAGTTTCGCTTCTTACTTTGTCGATTTTTTACTTCATCCACATGAGAAACGCAAGGAAGTAACTGTTTATGGCAGTGGTGAAGCCAAAGGTACTAAGTTCAAGTCAAGGTTGTTTATATTCCGATGTCTGTTATCATTTACCGGTTGTGTTTTAATCTATTTTTGATGTCTAGCTGTGTTAAACTACAAGCAAGATGTGGCCGCTTACACCATAAGAGCAGCAACAGATCCGAGGGCAGCCAACCAGATCATGATTTATAGACAGCAAGAAAACATTGCATCTCAGTTGGAGTTGACATCAGCATGGGAGAAAAAGACAGGATGCACCCTGAAAAGGATACATGTCCAAGAACAAGAAATTTAAGAGAGTATGACCCTAATCTCCTAACTTTCTTCCTAACATATCGTTAAAGAGTATCACAAGATTGAGATGATTATGAAATTGGTCTGTGGTGGAATGAGCATAAACAATGGTTAGCTCCATGGAGTGCTCTTTCCAAATTCTTAATTCTTATATTTGTAAACATGTTTCGATGCCTTAATGGTATTGGAGTTCATACAAATTTGAAACTACATCTTTGTTGTACTAATAATTTCTTTTCCTATGCTGTGTCTAATTTGTTTCAGCTCGCCCTCACCCAGACAACATCCAGCATTTTCATCAAAGGGGAACGGATGAACTTTGAACTCACAGACAATGACCTTGAAGCCTCCAAATTATATCCCAATTACAGGTACACTTCTACTGATAACTACCTTGACATTTGCTTGGTCGATCCTCCCCGACATCAAATTAGCAGCATTGTAACAAGTTTTTATGCATTTGGTGCAAGAATTGATATTGGCGTTATTGCTGTAAGGATTGATATTGGCTTTAATGCTGTTTGTAATAATTTTTTGAAAAAGGCTAAGAATAACTACGTATACATGTAAATCCCGGGTTAACCGTCAAAGTAATTGAATTTGTTGAGAACATGAAGCAGGAGATGAAACGGCAGCATTCAGAAGCACAACATTTGGTTACCGAGTACAATTTAGATAAAAACATAACCAGTGCAACACCCGGAGTGCTATCAAGACATTGAATTTAAAACAAAGGGCCAGTTCCAAATAGCCACCAAAAGGAAATTTTCACAAAAAAATGCCAGCCATGGTTTAGGGTGAAAGAAATAAGAGCAACATGCCACTCTTACATACAGTGAGAAACTTATTAGAATGACTTTGTAGAGAAGTGAAAGAAACTCATCTCATCAACTTGTATGCCCAAGGGAACGTTTCACTAATCTGACTGGGATTTGACAATAAAATTCTGGCGACTGATGGGGTTCATTACAACGGGAGGTCCTGCAGTGCGAGGCCAGG
The window above is part of the Fragaria vesca subsp. vesca linkage group LG2, FraVesHawaii_1.0, whole genome shotgun sequence genome. Proteins encoded here:
- the LOC101295492 gene encoding LOW QUALITY PROTEIN: isoeugenol synthase 1-like (The sequence of the model RefSeq protein was modified relative to this genomic sequence to represent the inferred complete CDS: deleted 2 bases in 1 codon; substituted 3 bases at 3 genomic stop codons); this encodes MAGEMSKILIIGGTGYLDQYMVKASVSLGHSTYAYVRPIKPTSTDSSKLQLHNEFEAIGLTLFQGELDDHEKLVGAFKQVDIVISTLAVPQHLEQLKIIKAIKEAGNIKRFIPSEFGNEEDRASGLPPFEAMLVNKRKIRRATEAAGISYTFVSANSFASYFVDYLLHPHENRDEVIVYGSGEAKAVFNYEKDVAAYTIRAATDPRAANRILICRPQGNIISQLELISAWEEKTGRTLKRIHVPEQEIIELSKTLPHPDNGRASILHNILIKGEQMNFELTDNDLEASKLYLDHKYTSIDSFLDICLVDPSKIKLASLQWVPFFLWVTMNRGHARGGVELMTGFSEKAMAAFLLLNQRLIDDGRKIRRATEAAGISYTYASANSFASYFVDFLLHPHEKRKEVTVYGSGEAKAVLNYKQDVAAYTIRAATDPRAANQIMIYRQQENIASQLELTSAWEKKTGCTLKRIHVQEQEIXESMTLISXLSSXHIVKDIFIKGERMNFELTDNDLEASKLYPNYRYTSTDNYLDICLVDPPRHQISSIVTSFYAFGARIDIGVIAVRIDIGFNAVCNNFLKKAKNNYVYM